In the genome of Desulfitobacterium chlororespirans DSM 11544, one region contains:
- a CDS encoding cell wall-binding repeat-containing protein yields the protein MKKKYSLSLICFLLIFSLLSISIPVSANTTSTSVSLDKSTIVLTVGQTDTLTATILPAGSPSQNLTWISSNPNVVNVFNGLLMGLNEGTAYITVMNPYASSNYASCFVIVKKPDSEMTINKTNLVLPVGSTETLTVNISPSQAVDWNSSNPEIVRVFNGVLMAQKVGTAVITATAADGSKSVTCTVTVKDAKATITLNKSTATLGVGKTTTLTANVSPALPSNVYLMWQSSNPGIVSVSGGVITGGALGSAVITAIASDGSGSATCNVNVTATGINTIRLGGANRYETSVQISKNGWPDGSTYAVLATGNNYPDALSAAPLAQKYDAPILLTDKTLPQVTINELTRLKPAQVFICGGTGAISKTIENQLNGMGIITERLEGKDRYETSIAIAKKIGVTSGELIVVNGYEWSDALSVSPIAAKKGIPIVLTDKGSIPDSVKSFVNSSNFSKTYLLGGTDLIGNQVKNVLPNAERIIGSNKFERNINILKEFEDDLDLSKICIATGADFPDALSGSALAAKLSSAIVLLDNNSLKSVTSQYSADSLIQTDDVYVFGLQAVVSDNVINKLFTK from the coding sequence ATGAAGAAAAAATATTCACTTTCCTTAATATGCTTTTTACTTATTTTTTCACTACTATCCATAAGTATTCCAGTATCGGCAAATACTACGTCAACATCCGTAAGCCTGGATAAAAGCACGATCGTGCTTACCGTTGGTCAAACTGATACCTTAACTGCAACCATCCTCCCCGCAGGTTCCCCTAGTCAAAATCTCACTTGGATCTCTTCCAATCCCAATGTAGTCAACGTATTTAACGGATTACTGATGGGTCTCAATGAAGGAACGGCTTATATTACCGTTATGAATCCTTATGCTAGCAGCAACTACGCATCATGTTTTGTTATCGTCAAAAAGCCTGATTCAGAAATGACAATCAATAAAACCAATCTTGTTCTTCCCGTCGGTTCTACAGAGACCCTGACCGTCAATATTTCACCCAGTCAAGCCGTCGATTGGAACTCTTCAAATCCCGAGATCGTTCGCGTGTTCAATGGTGTATTGATGGCTCAAAAAGTTGGCACAGCAGTGATCACCGCGACAGCTGCCGACGGTTCAAAAAGTGTAACATGCACTGTAACTGTTAAGGATGCCAAGGCCACTATTACATTAAACAAAAGCACTGCTACCTTAGGCGTTGGCAAAACCACGACCCTAACCGCAAATGTGTCACCGGCCCTCCCCTCCAATGTTTATTTAATGTGGCAATCTTCAAATCCCGGGATCGTGTCCGTATCCGGAGGGGTGATCACAGGGGGAGCTTTAGGAAGTGCCGTCATTACAGCCATTGCCTCTGATGGCTCCGGCAGTGCCACATGTAATGTTAATGTGACTGCAACCGGTATCAATACCATCAGACTGGGCGGAGCAAACAGATATGAAACTTCCGTCCAAATCTCCAAAAACGGCTGGCCCGACGGCTCAACATATGCTGTTCTGGCAACTGGGAATAATTATCCGGATGCCTTAAGTGCCGCTCCATTAGCTCAAAAGTATGACGCTCCCATCTTACTTACCGATAAAACACTTCCTCAGGTTACCATAAATGAACTCACACGTTTAAAACCAGCTCAAGTATTCATCTGTGGCGGCACCGGTGCTATTTCCAAGACGATTGAAAACCAACTCAATGGTATGGGCATCATCACTGAAAGACTTGAAGGCAAAGATCGGTATGAAACCTCGATCGCCATAGCTAAAAAAATAGGTGTTACATCAGGGGAGTTAATCGTTGTCAACGGCTACGAATGGTCCGATGCCTTATCAGTCTCGCCTATTGCCGCTAAAAAAGGTATCCCCATCGTATTAACCGATAAAGGCAGCATTCCTGATTCTGTAAAATCATTTGTAAACTCCAGTAATTTCAGTAAGACTTATCTCTTAGGCGGCACGGATCTGATCGGCAATCAGGTTAAAAATGTACTTCCTAATGCAGAACGAATCATCGGCAGCAACAAATTTGAAAGAAATATCAATATCCTCAAAGAATTTGAAGATGATCTTGATTTGTCAAAAATATGCATAGCTACAGGAGCTGATTTCCCCGATGCACTTTCCGGTTCAGCTCTGGCGGCAAAATTGTCTTCCGCCATAGTATTGTTGGATAATAATAGCCTGAAGTCTGTAACCAGCCAATACTCAGCTGACTCGCTTATCCAAACCGATGATGTTTACGTGTTTGGACTCCAGGCT
- a CDS encoding VanZ family protein, whose amino-acid sequence MQDRKEKNSLIFIISWAAVLLWMGIIFYLSAQAAAQSDELSQGIAERLFSAVAKALPGLNMDYIQSNFIVRKSAHFLTYLVLSVLTMNALRQCSVKGVRQIAIALGICVLYAVSDEVHQLFVPGRSGQIEDVLLDSGGAIVGAALHRLFKGKIGHG is encoded by the coding sequence ATGCAGGATAGAAAAGAGAAAAACAGCTTAATTTTTATAATATCATGGGCGGCAGTCTTGCTTTGGATGGGTATAATCTTTTATCTGTCGGCTCAAGCAGCAGCTCAATCCGATGAACTGAGCCAAGGCATCGCTGAAAGGCTTTTTAGCGCTGTTGCTAAGGCCTTGCCAGGGTTGAATATGGATTATATCCAGTCAAATTTTATTGTAAGGAAATCTGCTCATTTCTTGACCTATTTAGTTCTTAGCGTTTTGACCATGAATGCCTTAAGGCAGTGCAGCGTTAAAGGAGTGCGGCAAATTGCTATAGCTTTAGGAATCTGTGTGCTCTATGCTGTCAGTGATGAAGTGCATCAGCTCTTTGTCCCGGGGCGCAGCGGTCAGATTGAAGATGTGCTTCTCGATAGTGGAGGAGCTATTGTAGGTGCTGCTTTGCATAGGTTGTTCAAGGGGAAGATAGGGCATGGATGA